The sequence ACTTTGTCTTTCCCTAAGCCTTTCCTGCAGTTGTCCCACAACCTGGAAGAGTTCCTGCTTGATAAGCCTTATATCCTCCAGCCTCGAAGCTCCTTCCAATCTTAATATGTCCTTCTCCACCCCCTGGCTGAACTCCTTGTCATCGGAGAGGAACTTGTTGAGGGCTTTCATCAAAAGCCTTATTATCTCCTTCAGCTCCGATATCCTCTTTTCATCGTAGATCCTCTCGGCCTCCTTCTGTCTCAGGATAAGCCGTGTGAGATCGTTCTTAAGCTGGTTCAACTCGAATATATCCTCGATCTCCTTCAGTTTCATGGATATGTCCCTGAGCTGCTGCTTGTATTTGGAGGTCTCGAGCCCTTCCCCCTCCTTGGCGTAGATCCCTATTATCTGCAGCAGGGAGGCGATGATGCTCTTGAGGCAGGCTTCAGGCGATATGTCGTTCTTACCCGACACCAGTTTTATCTCCATCTCATCTTTTTTTCTGAAAAACATGGCGTTACCTCACACCTTTAGTTCTACCCCGGCGCCTATCAGTTCTCTGTCTCGCTGAATTATAGGGTCGACCTCCCTTTCTATAAATTCGACGACCTGTGACGGCGCCCGACCGACGAATCTGCCGGGGATCATCATTTTCCTGAGCTCCACGACGGAGAGCCCGAAGGAGCTATCAGCGGCGATCCTCTCCAGGAGGTCGTTCTCCCCTCCCGATCTCATCTGCAGGGTGACCTCCATGGCGTATTTTCTTATCCTTTCATGCAGCTCCTGCCTATCCCCACCCCTTCTGACCGACTCCATAAGGATATCCTCCGTCGCTATAAAGGGCAGCCTCTCCTCGAGATGTCGTCTTATCACCTCAGGATATACCTTCAACCCCTGGGCGACGTTTATGCAAATCAACAGCACGGCGTCGGTCGCCAGAAAGAGCTCCGGTATCGAAAGCCGTTTATTAGCCGAGTCATCCAATGTCCTCTCCAACCACTGGCTCGCTGCGGTGAAGTATGGGCTTTGAGCTAACGTGATCACATATCTGGAGAGCGCCCCTATCCTCTCGCATCGCATCGGATTCCGTTTGTAAGCCATCGCGGATGAGCCGACCTGACTTTCCCCGAAAGGCTCCTCGATCTCTCCCAGATGCTGCAGCAGCCTGATATCGTTGCTGAACTTATGTGCCGATTGCGCTATGCCGGAAAGGGTAGAGGCGATCTGGGCATCCACCTTCCGAGTATACGTCTGTCCGGTTACGATAAAGCTTTCACTGAAACCCATCTTACGAGTGATCATCCGGTCGAGCCTCTTGACCTTCTCCTCATCCCCCTCAAACAACCTCATGAAACTGGCCTGCGTTCCCGTTGTGCCCTTGACGC is a genomic window of Candidatus Poribacteria bacterium containing:
- a CDS encoding adenylosuccinate lyase, yielding MAQEGINVYQNPLVQRYSSEEMLRNFSPQRRGEIYRELWIALAEAERELGLPISEEQIEEMRRHKSDIDFDEVAREERRIRHDVMAHIRIFGSQCPRAKPIIHLGATSAFVTDNADLIQIRDGLKILKARLVSLIAALRDFALRYRDLPTLGFTHFQPAQPTTVGKRATLWLQDFVMDYHEIVGRIESLKFRGVKGTTGTQASFMRLFEGDEEKVKRLDRMITRKMGFSESFIVTGQTYTRKVDAQIASTLSGIAQSAHKFSNDIRLLQHLGEIEEPFGESQVGSSAMAYKRNPMRCERIGALSRYVITLAQSPYFTAASQWLERTLDDSANKRLSIPELFLATDAVLLICINVAQGLKVYPEVIRRHLEERLPFIATEDILMESVRRGGDRQELHERIRKYAMEVTLQMRSGGENDLLERIAADSSFGLSVVELRKMMIPGRFVGRAPSQVVEFIEREVDPIIQRDRELIGAGVELKV